Proteins encoded together in one Janthinobacterium tructae window:
- a CDS encoding chemotaxis protein CheW: protein MSTAVFSPAAAAMPSFETGARHGRLRQYQLQLIERIQAARSGALAARRELGVMLGGRPCLLDLTQLGEIVIAAGVQIQGVPLAQDWYLGLAAMRGRLTGVVDLARYMGEPACAAGSHCRIITFSPRLGLNCALLVERVLGLRQLRTLQSVRVQDAAQGVLPSWAAQTLRDSEGQQWLRLDLAQLAQAERFLDAGFGGFAEHKDIC, encoded by the coding sequence GTGTCCACCGCGGTCTTTTCGCCTGCCGCTGCCGCCATGCCATCCTTCGAGACGGGCGCGCGGCACGGGCGCTTGCGCCAGTATCAGCTGCAATTGATCGAGCGGATACAGGCCGCGCGCAGCGGCGCGCTGGCGGCACGCAGGGAACTGGGCGTGATGCTCGGTGGCCGGCCGTGCCTGCTTGACCTGACGCAGCTCGGTGAAATCGTCATCGCTGCCGGGGTGCAGATCCAGGGCGTGCCGCTGGCGCAGGACTGGTACCTGGGCCTGGCGGCCATGCGCGGACGCCTGACGGGGGTCGTCGACCTGGCCCGCTACATGGGCGAACCGGCTTGCGCGGCAGGCAGTCACTGCCGCATCATCACCTTTTCTCCGCGGCTGGGCCTCAATTGCGCTTTGCTGGTCGAGCGGGTACTGGGCTTGCGCCAGTTGCGCACGCTGCAATCGGTGCGCGTTCAGGATGCGGCGCAGGGTGTGCTCCCATCGTGGGCGGCGCAAACGCTGCGCGACAGCGAAGGGCAGCAGTGGCTGCGCCTGGACCTGGCGCAGCTGGCGCAAGCGGAGCGCTTCCTCGATGCCGGTTTTGGCGGCTTCGCCGAGCACAAGGACATTTGCTGA
- a CDS encoding response regulator transcription factor produces MAIHTILIVDDSATERYYLSEMLVRAGYAVFTAQDGADALAQLKQARPDLILMDVVMPGANGFQITRAIARDPELQDVPVIICSSKSQETDRIWGLRQGARDYLVKPVVEAELLAKIAAIS; encoded by the coding sequence ATGGCCATACACACAATTCTGATCGTCGATGACTCGGCGACAGAACGCTACTACCTGAGCGAGATGCTGGTGCGTGCCGGTTATGCCGTCTTTACGGCGCAGGACGGCGCCGACGCGCTGGCGCAACTGAAGCAGGCCAGGCCCGACCTGATCCTGATGGACGTGGTGATGCCCGGTGCGAATGGCTTCCAGATCACGCGCGCGATTGCGCGCGATCCCGAACTGCAGGACGTGCCGGTGATTATCTGCTCCAGCAAGAGCCAGGAAACGGACCGCATCTGGGGCTTGCGCCAGGGCGCGCGCGATTATCTGGTCAAGCCGGTAGTCGAAGCCGAGCTGCTGGCCAAGATCGCTGCGATTTCCTGA
- a CDS encoding response regulator, translating into MSYPILPEAASDAVCASATILVIDDSATSRSAAEKVLREAGYRVVVAENGFEALAKIADCQPALIVCDIVMPRLDGYRTCALIKASAAHHATPVLMLSSREGLFDRARGAMAGASACLAKPLAREVLLEAVRLHLARHFE; encoded by the coding sequence ATGTCGTATCCCATCCTGCCCGAGGCAGCGTCCGATGCCGTGTGCGCCAGCGCCACGATACTGGTCATCGATGACAGCGCCACCAGCCGCAGCGCGGCCGAAAAGGTCTTGCGCGAGGCAGGGTATCGCGTGGTGGTGGCGGAAAACGGCTTTGAGGCCCTGGCCAAGATCGCCGATTGCCAGCCGGCGCTGATCGTGTGCGATATCGTGATGCCGCGCCTGGACGGCTACCGCACCTGCGCGCTGATCAAGGCCAGTGCGGCGCATCACGCCACGCCGGTGCTGATGCTGTCGTCAAGGGAGGGCTTGTTCGACCGCGCGCGCGGCGCCATGGCAGGCGCCAGCGCCTGCCTGGCCAAGCCGCTGGCGCGCGAGGTGCTGCTGGAGGCCGTGCGGCTGCACCTGGCCAGGCATTTTGAGTAG
- a CDS encoding rubredoxin gives MCLICGWVYDEAAGLPDEDIAPGTRWADVPMNWTCPECGARKDDFEMVAL, from the coding sequence ATGTGTCTAATTTGCGGCTGGGTTTATGATGAAGCGGCCGGCCTTCCCGACGAAGACATCGCTCCCGGCACGCGTTGGGCCGATGTTCCGATGAACTGGACCTGTCCTGAATGCGGTGCGCGCAAGGATGATTTCGAGATGGTGGCGCTTTAA
- the thiD gene encoding bifunctional hydroxymethylpyrimidine kinase/phosphomethylpyrimidine kinase, protein MQNQTSPLILSFGVSDPVGAIGIQADLATFSAFGCHGLSVTTGLLISDTARVEDVQAVDPDWVSDQARVLLEDMSVSAIKIGALGSVENVTAIAEIVSDYPNVPLILDPFISALPEQGMDDEDILTAVRQLLIPQTTLLVLSPVELERLAETWRDADPDDTLQNDVDYLVALGCEYVLVTGMPADASKSGTGEGKLRANTLFGEDGVVRHDVWQHLPGIFNGAGSTLSAAATALLALAQNEDDVPQVVVAAQEFTTGALAHAQRHGMGKLVPNRLFRQQPQRDAQ, encoded by the coding sequence GTGCAAAACCAAACTTCTCCCCTCATATTAAGCTTCGGCGTGTCCGATCCGGTCGGCGCGATCGGCATCCAGGCCGACCTGGCCACATTTTCAGCCTTCGGCTGCCATGGCCTGTCGGTCACCACGGGCCTCTTGATCAGCGATACGGCGCGCGTGGAAGACGTGCAGGCGGTCGACCCGGACTGGGTTTCCGACCAGGCGCGCGTGCTGCTGGAAGACATGTCCGTCTCGGCCATCAAGATCGGCGCCCTGGGCAGCGTGGAAAACGTCACTGCCATCGCCGAAATCGTCTCCGACTATCCGAACGTGCCACTGATCCTCGATCCCTTCATTTCGGCGCTGCCGGAACAGGGCATGGACGACGAAGACATCCTCACCGCCGTGCGCCAGTTGCTGATCCCGCAAACGACCCTGCTGGTGCTCTCGCCGGTGGAACTGGAGCGCCTGGCCGAGACCTGGCGCGACGCCGACCCGGACGACACGCTGCAAAACGATGTCGACTATCTGGTGGCGCTGGGCTGCGAATACGTGCTCGTCACGGGCATGCCGGCCGACGCCAGCAAGTCCGGCACGGGCGAAGGCAAGTTGCGCGCCAATACCCTGTTCGGCGAGGACGGCGTGGTGCGCCACGACGTATGGCAACACCTGCCGGGCATCTTCAACGGCGCCGGCAGCACCCTGTCGGCCGCGGCCACCGCCCTGCTGGCTCTGGCGCAAAACGAAGACGATGTGCCGCAGGTGGTCGTGGCGGCGCAGGAATTTACCACCGGCGCGCTGGCCCACGCGCAGCGCCACGGCATGGGCAAGCTGGTGCCGAACCGGCTGTTCCGGCAGCAGCCCCAGCGCGACGCCCAATAA